In the Campylobacter showae genome, one interval contains:
- the gyrB gene encoding DNA topoisomerase (ATP-hydrolyzing) subunit B, which yields MQQNYGAENIKVLKGLEAVRKRPGMYIGDTNISGLHHMIYEVVDNSIDEAMAGYCDTIDIELTREGSAIISDNGRGIPVDMHPTEKISAATVVLTVLHAGGKFDKDTYKVSGGLHGVGVSVVNALSKKLVVNIKRDGKLHRQEFSKGIPQSDLEIIKTTNRTGTQVEFWPDDSIFEVTEFDDEILTKRFRELAYLNPKITINFKDQRNCRNESFHYEGGLESFVTDLNKNEAVSKAVSFSGGEEDVLVDFALMYNDTYSENLLSFVNNIKTPDGGTHEAGFRAGLTRVITNYIAANAAAREKDTKITGEDIREGLIAVISVKVPEPQFEGQTKGKLGSSYVKPIVQKMVFEVLSKYFEENPIEARAIMEKALMAARGREAAKKARDLTRKKEGLSIGTLPGKLADCQSKDPTISELYLVEGDSAGGSAKQGRDRVFQAILPLKGKILNVEKSRLDKILKSDEIKNMITALGCGIGDEFDAERLRYHKIIIMTDADVDGSHIQTLLLTFFFRFLHKVVENGHIYLAQPPLYRYKKGKKEIYLKDERALNEFLIETGIEGVEFEGIGNADLIDFLKIVAAYRSVLKELEKRFSVISAVRYMIENPDIVSKSYGEIYEILKNYLEAQGHNILNSYVSEEEARIYVQTESGLEELLVNENLFTNPLYEEALYISQKIKERGIELKGDVIDVLDEIEKNAKKGAYIQRYKGLGEMNPEQLWETTMNPENRRLLKININDAVSASDTFNLFMGDEVEPRRNYIQEHAKDVKHLDV from the coding sequence ATGCAGCAAAATTACGGCGCGGAAAATATTAAAGTTTTAAAAGGGCTCGAAGCGGTTAGAAAACGCCCCGGCATGTATATCGGAGACACTAACATAAGCGGCCTACATCACATGATCTACGAGGTCGTAGATAACTCCATAGACGAGGCGATGGCGGGCTACTGCGATACGATCGATATCGAGCTAACCCGTGAAGGCTCGGCGATCATCAGCGATAACGGACGCGGTATACCCGTCGATATGCACCCTACCGAGAAAATTTCAGCCGCAACGGTCGTTTTAACCGTACTTCATGCAGGCGGTAAATTTGATAAAGATACTTATAAGGTTTCAGGAGGTCTGCACGGCGTCGGCGTTAGCGTCGTAAATGCCCTTTCTAAAAAACTGGTCGTAAATATCAAACGCGACGGTAAACTACACAGACAAGAATTTTCAAAAGGTATACCGCAAAGCGACCTTGAGATCATAAAAACTACGAATAGAACTGGAACTCAGGTAGAGTTTTGGCCGGATGACAGCATTTTTGAAGTTACGGAATTTGACGATGAAATTTTAACCAAACGCTTTAGAGAGCTAGCCTATCTAAATCCGAAAATCACGATAAATTTTAAAGATCAAAGAAATTGTAGAAACGAAAGTTTTCACTACGAGGGCGGACTTGAGAGCTTTGTAACCGATTTAAATAAAAACGAAGCCGTAAGCAAAGCCGTATCGTTTAGCGGCGGCGAAGAGGACGTTTTAGTCGATTTTGCGCTGATGTACAACGATACTTATAGCGAAAATTTATTAAGCTTCGTAAATAACATCAAGACCCCTGACGGCGGTACGCACGAGGCAGGATTTCGCGCGGGTTTAACTCGCGTGATAACAAACTATATCGCAGCAAACGCCGCAGCACGCGAAAAAGACACGAAAATCACGGGCGAAGATATCCGAGAAGGCCTTATTGCAGTTATTAGCGTTAAAGTACCCGAACCGCAGTTTGAAGGCCAAACGAAAGGAAAACTAGGCTCAAGCTACGTAAAACCGATCGTTCAAAAGATGGTTTTTGAGGTACTTAGCAAGTATTTTGAAGAAAATCCGATAGAAGCTCGCGCGATAATGGAAAAAGCGCTGATGGCGGCGCGCGGACGCGAAGCTGCTAAAAAAGCTCGCGATCTAACTCGTAAAAAAGAGGGTCTAAGCATAGGAACTCTGCCCGGTAAACTAGCCGACTGTCAGAGTAAAGATCCTACTATCAGCGAGCTTTATCTAGTGGAGGGCGACTCCGCGGGCGGCTCTGCTAAACAAGGACGCGATAGAGTGTTTCAGGCTATTTTGCCGTTAAAAGGTAAAATTTTAAACGTCGAAAAATCGCGCTTAGATAAAATTTTAAAATCAGACGAAATAAAAAATATGATAACCGCGCTAGGTTGCGGTATCGGCGACGAATTTGACGCCGAAAGGCTTCGCTATCACAAGATCATAATCATGACCGATGCCGACGTCGACGGTAGCCATATTCAGACGCTACTTTTAACGTTTTTCTTCAGATTTTTGCATAAAGTCGTGGAAAACGGTCACATCTATCTAGCTCAGCCACCGCTTTACCGCTATAAAAAGGGTAAAAAAGAAATTTATCTAAAAGACGAAAGAGCGCTGAATGAATTTCTAATCGAAACTGGCATCGAAGGGGTCGAGTTTGAAGGTATAGGAAATGCTGATCTTATAGACTTTTTAAAGATAGTCGCGGCTTACAGAAGCGTATTAAAAGAGCTTGAAAAACGCTTTAGCGTGATCTCTGCGGTTAGATATATGATCGAAAATCCAGATATAGTTTCAAAAAGCTACGGCGAAATTTATGAAATTTTGAAAAATTATTTAGAAGCGCAGGGACACAATATCCTAAACTCATACGTCAGCGAAGAAGAAGCTAGAATTTACGTACAAACTGAAAGCGGTTTGGAAGAGCTTTTAGTAAATGAAAATTTATTTACAAATCCGCTTTACGAAGAGGCGCTTTATATCAGCCAAAAGATAAAAGAGCGCGGCATAGAGCTAAAAGGCGACGTGATAGACGTGCTAGACGAGATAGAGAAAAATGCCAAAAAAGGCGCCTACATACAGCGCTATAAAGGCCTTGGCGAGATGAACCCCGAGCAGCTGTGGGAAACGACGATGAACCCTGAAAACCGCCGTTTGCTAAAAATAAATATAAACGATGCCGTAAGTGCCTCGGATACGTTTAATCTCTTCATGGGCGACGAGGTCGAACCGCGAAGAAACTATATACAAGAGCACGCAAAAGACGTGAAACATTTGGACGTGTAA
- the dnaN gene encoding DNA polymerase III subunit beta, producing the protein MKVAINKNALESIVTNTNPYLEKKDLSAITSHIFIGAKDGILNIKATDHEIGLAYKLSNIKIMDEGNATANGKKLLDIIRSLKDEEVTLETLNNYLYIKQKNSKYKLPMYKFEDFPNFPTIENKNKFEIDAVMLGRSLKKIFPSIDNNNPKFELNGAFIDIKQNYINIVGTDTKRLSVFRFETPTQSEFSLIIPKKAISEIQKLFFDKIEIYYDDTTLIAQSANFEFFTKLINGRFPDYNRVIPQEIKRRLRLSRDKMIEGIKTVSIISESTKIVFAPQTISFESIVEDNSEAKTTIEFATGLEEEIYVGVKNRYLLDFLQSIEEEHFEFGFNDSNLAFTVSSNELKTVIMPINL; encoded by the coding sequence ATGAAAGTCGCAATTAACAAAAATGCTTTAGAAAGCATCGTAACAAATACCAATCCTTACTTAGAAAAAAAGGATCTAAGCGCTATAACCTCGCATATATTTATCGGAGCTAAAGACGGTATCCTAAATATCAAAGCAACCGACCACGAGATCGGCCTAGCCTATAAACTCTCAAACATCAAAATCATGGACGAAGGAAACGCTACCGCAAACGGTAAAAAGCTGCTTGATATTATAAGAAGCCTAAAAGACGAGGAAGTAACGCTAGAGACACTAAATAACTATCTCTACATAAAACAAAAAAACTCAAAATATAAACTTCCGATGTATAAATTTGAGGATTTTCCAAATTTTCCAACGATAGAAAATAAAAATAAATTTGAAATCGACGCAGTAATGCTTGGAAGAAGTTTAAAAAAAATTTTCCCAAGCATAGATAATAACAACCCTAAATTTGAGCTAAACGGCGCATTTATAGATATCAAACAAAATTACATAAATATCGTCGGTACCGACACGAAAAGGCTTAGCGTATTTAGATTTGAAACGCCAACTCAGAGCGAATTTTCGCTAATAATCCCAAAAAAAGCCATCAGCGAGATACAAAAACTATTTTTTGATAAGATCGAAATTTACTACGACGATACGACTCTGATCGCTCAAAGCGCAAATTTCGAGTTTTTTACAAAGCTGATAAACGGCAGATTCCCAGACTATAACAGAGTAATACCGCAAGAGATAAAAAGAAGACTAAGACTAAGCAGGGATAAGATGATAGAGGGCATCAAAACCGTCTCAATCATCTCCGAGAGCACGAAAATCGTATTTGCTCCTCAAACCATAAGCTTTGAAAGTATCGTCGAAGATAACTCGGAAGCTAAAACAACGATAGAATTTGCAACCGGACTAGAAGAAGAGATCTACGTCGGCGTGAAAAATAGATACTTGCTTGATTTCTTACAAAGCATCGAAGAGGAACATTTCGAATTTGGATTTAATGACTCGAATTTAGCCTTTACGGTGAGCTCAAACGAGCTAAAAACGGTAATCATGCCGATAAATTTATAA
- the dnaA gene encoding chromosomal replication initiator protein DnaA, whose protein sequence is MVANEVLELLSKEILPSEFECYIKQLKFNEKSSNSTNIVFNAPNEIIAKFIQTKYAAKIAHLFEVKTGQKPVVEVQAPTKTASKPAKKVDVKEIKAQSSLLNPSYTFENFVVGDSNQFAFLSAKAVSEQLGKIYNPLFIYGPTGLGKTHLLQSVGNFCLNGGKMVICVTSEQFITDFTYNLNNHSMERFREKYRNCDVLLIDDVQFLGKTDKIQEEFFHTFNELHAKNGQIVMTSDRQPKLLKGFEDRLRTRFEWGIIADITPPELDTKIAIIKKKCEFDKIYLGTDVINYIATNMGDNIREIESAIINLNAYARLMRQEITLEFAKNILRDQIKEKRENINLENIVEIVSKELNVKPSEMKSKSRSKNIVEARRIVIYLAKNLTPNSMPQIAQFFNMKDHSAVSHSIKKINELIETNEYFKVRVEELKNKILTKE, encoded by the coding sequence TTGGTCGCAAACGAGGTTTTGGAGCTACTTTCCAAAGAAATTTTACCGTCGGAATTTGAATGCTACATCAAGCAGCTTAAATTTAACGAAAAAAGCTCAAATTCGACAAACATCGTATTTAATGCGCCAAACGAGATTATCGCTAAATTTATCCAGACCAAATACGCCGCTAAAATCGCTCATCTTTTCGAAGTAAAAACCGGGCAAAAACCGGTCGTCGAAGTCCAAGCTCCGACCAAAACCGCAAGCAAACCGGCCAAAAAGGTGGACGTCAAAGAGATAAAAGCACAAAGCAGTCTGCTAAATCCAAGCTACACTTTTGAAAATTTCGTCGTCGGCGACTCGAATCAATTCGCATTTTTAAGCGCGAAAGCCGTATCCGAGCAACTGGGTAAAATTTACAATCCCCTTTTCATCTACGGCCCGACGGGACTTGGTAAAACTCACCTTTTACAATCGGTCGGAAATTTTTGCTTAAACGGCGGCAAAATGGTTATTTGCGTCACGAGCGAGCAGTTTATCACGGATTTTACTTATAACCTCAACAACCACTCGATGGAGCGATTTCGCGAAAAGTACCGAAACTGTGATGTTTTACTCATCGACGACGTGCAGTTTTTAGGTAAAACGGATAAAATCCAAGAGGAGTTTTTCCATACGTTTAACGAGCTTCACGCTAAAAACGGACAGATAGTGATGACCTCGGACCGCCAACCAAAGCTGCTAAAAGGCTTTGAAGATAGACTAAGAACGCGTTTTGAGTGGGGTATCATCGCCGATATCACGCCGCCAGAGCTCGATACCAAAATCGCAATCATCAAGAAAAAGTGCGAATTTGATAAAATTTATCTTGGTACCGACGTCATAAACTATATCGCTACAAACATGGGCGACAACATCCGAGAAATCGAAAGCGCGATAATAAATTTAAACGCTTACGCAAGGCTGATGAGGCAGGAGATCACGCTAGAATTTGCTAAAAACATCCTGCGCGATCAGATAAAAGAGAAACGCGAAAATATAAACCTAGAAAATATAGTTGAAATCGTAAGCAAAGAGCTAAACGTAAAACCAAGCGAGATGAAAAGCAAATCGCGCTCGAAAAATATCGTCGAGGCTAGACGTATCGTGATATATCTTGCTAAAAATTTGACGCCAAATTCGATGCCGCAAATCGCGCAGTTTTTCAACATGAAAGATCACTCGGCCGTAAGCCACAGTATAAAAAAAATAAACGAACTAATAGAAACTAATGAATATTTTAAAGTTCGCGTCGAAGAACTAAAGAATAAAATTTTAACCAAAGAGTAA